From a single Arachis hypogaea cultivar Tifrunner chromosome 3, arahy.Tifrunner.gnm2.J5K5, whole genome shotgun sequence genomic region:
- the LOC112789269 gene encoding NAD(H) kinase 1: MAPNKLNSSSGNSSVHGSQSDNGFISSFSLFPEKAVQELLQSPVQGSDDHLIEFSEALRTVAKALRRVAEGKASAQAEAAEWKRKFELERARNLQFDSTEKSSLENQADLGDVRINNPANHPPLSKKANERFERCCSSNGICSHEVLRDGKSDSDSKMVRKASFKLSWYCKGEQSDQHKHDVVSFEKGNITTAERSSKQISLKWESSPQTVLILTKPNSASVQILCVEMVRWLRQQKKLNIYVEPRVRVDLLTESSYFNFVETWNDDKEVLALHTKVDLVITLGGDGTVLWAASMFKGPVPPIVPFSLGSLGFMTPFYSEHYKECLDSILKGPISIALRHRLQCHVIRDAAKNEYEAEEPILVLNEVTIDRGISSFLTNLECYCDNSFVTCVQGDGLILSTTSGSTAYSLAAGGSMVHPQVPGILFTPICPHSLSFRPLILPEHVTLRVQVPFNSRSPAWASFDGKDRKQLEPGDALVCSMAPWPVPTACLVDSTNDFLRSIHEGLHWNLRKTQSFDGPRES; this comes from the exons ATGGCCCCTAACAAGCTCAATTCATCAtcg GGAAACTCAAGTGTACATGGTTCACAGTCTGATAATGGTTTTATCAGTTCGTTTTCTCTATTCCCCGAGAAAGCGGTGCAAGAACTTCTTCAGTCTCCAGTCCAGGGATCAGACGACCATCTTATAGAGTTCTCGGAGGCGTTAAGAA CCGTTGCGAAGGCCTTAAGGCGAGTAGCTGAAGGAAAAGCTTCTGCTCAAGCTGAGGCCGCTGAATGGAAACGGAAATTCGAGTTGGAGAGGGCGCGGAATCTGCAGTTTGATTCTACAG AGAAATCATCCCTAGAGAACCAAGCAGATCTTGGTGATGTGAGGATAAACAACCCCGCCAACCATCCTCCGTTATCTAAGAAAGCTAATGAGCGGTTTGAAAGATGTTGTTCAAGCAATGGTATTTGCTCCCATGAAGTTCTTAGGGATGGGAAATCTGATTCTGATTCCAAAATGGTCAGAAAG GCTTCGTTTAAACTTTCATGGTATTGCAAAGGTGAGCAAAGTGACCAGCACAAACATGACGTTGTCTCTTTCGAAAAAGGAAATATAACCACCGCAGAGCGCAGTAGTAAGCAG ATATCTTTGAAGTGGGAATCAAGCCCGCAGACTGTGCTCATATTAACCAAACCAAATTCAGCTTCAGTTCAAATTCTGTGTGTTGAAATGGTTAG ATGGCTGAGGCAGCAAAAGAAGCTAAATATCTATGTTGAACCACGTGTCAGGGTGGATCTTTTGACCGAGTCATCATACTTCAACTTTGTTGAAACCTGGAATGATG ATAAGGAAGTTCTGGCACTGCACACTAAAGTTGACCTGGTAATAACGCTTGGCGGTGATGGAACTGTCCTATGG GCGGCATCTATGTTCAAAGGGCCAGTACCGCCTATCGTCCCCTTCTCTTTAGGTTCTCTCGGCTTCATGACCCCTTTTT ATAGCGAGCATTATAAAGAGTGCCTTGATTCAATTTTGAAGGGTCCCATTAGTATCGCGTTACGACACCGGCTGCAATGCCATGTCATACGAGATGCAGCTAAAAATGAATACGAAGCTGAAGAACCAATACTTGTCCTAAATGAGGTTACGATTGACCGTGGAATATCATCCTTTCTCACAAATCTCGAATGttattgtgacaactcttttgtCACGTGTGTGCAAGGCGACGGATTAATCTTATCTACAACATCTGGCAGCACTGCGTATTCATTGGCAGCCGGCGGTTCAATGGTCCATCCTCAG GTTCCAGGTATTTTGTTCACACCAATATGCCCACATTCTCTATCGTTTAGGCCATTGATATTACCTGAGCATGTAACTTTGAGGGTGCAAGTGCCATTCAATAGCAGAAGCCCTGCATGGGCCTCTTTTGATGGCAAGGACAGGAAGCAATTAGAACCAGGGGATGCCCTTGTGTGCAGCATGGCGCCGTGGCCAGTTCCCACGGCGTGCCTTGTTGATTCTACCAATGATTTCTTGCGCAGTATTCACGAGGGACTCCATTGGAACTTGAGAAAGACACAATCATTCGACGGTCCTCGTGAATCATAA